A single Arachnia propionica DNA region contains:
- a CDS encoding sensor histidine kinase, producing the protein MIPGFLDALRRPSCFSTWQPTARTHLLHVGFAALLVLISIKSAWPLGQSSLGFGIAGGVALALCSRYPGIGAVAGVAVAWSAAFLNDGLPTLSPGIVPWLCAAVLIARGHHRGPAYGSVILHMMVELVVMTRVLPYGGWLEDLTTQAFGGGVALLVGELSRLPRHQAEDSILAHRSELERQRILVVSELHDTVVRDLTHAVMTAEQVRLAHPENDLLVRELGTMIGSVRTSVEQLRHSLRAIRDLRGEEHLDLLATEAPRPLREVVAEAGETLGRRGVDLVVEGIDVFDETAIPPGIRVQLTRVLGELVTNTTKYAAPSGSARIVVESDGDTVEALVSNDVAASLGKDPATSSGLGLEGARHRIESLSGTFDVTRTPSRWTVVLSIPLRPAL; encoded by the coding sequence ATGATCCCCGGGTTTCTCGACGCGCTTCGTCGCCCCTCCTGTTTCTCCACCTGGCAACCCACCGCTCGCACGCATCTGCTGCACGTCGGATTCGCGGCGCTGCTGGTGCTGATCTCGATCAAGTCGGCCTGGCCGCTGGGGCAGTCGTCGCTCGGTTTCGGGATCGCGGGCGGGGTGGCGTTGGCGCTCTGTTCCCGGTACCCGGGTATCGGGGCGGTGGCGGGAGTCGCGGTGGCCTGGTCCGCGGCCTTCCTCAACGACGGCCTCCCGACCCTGTCCCCGGGCATCGTTCCCTGGCTCTGCGCCGCGGTTCTCATCGCCCGCGGTCATCATCGCGGCCCGGCCTACGGCTCGGTGATCCTGCACATGATGGTGGAGCTGGTGGTCATGACCCGGGTCCTGCCCTATGGGGGTTGGCTCGAGGATCTCACGACGCAGGCGTTCGGGGGTGGTGTGGCACTCCTGGTGGGTGAGTTGTCGCGACTGCCCCGGCACCAGGCCGAGGACTCCATCCTCGCGCACCGTTCAGAGCTGGAACGCCAGCGCATCCTGGTGGTCTCCGAGCTTCACGACACCGTGGTGCGCGACCTCACCCACGCCGTCATGACGGCGGAACAGGTCCGGCTCGCCCACCCCGAGAACGACCTCCTGGTCCGGGAGCTGGGGACGATGATCGGTTCGGTCCGGACCTCCGTGGAACAGTTGCGCCATTCGCTTCGGGCGATACGGGACCTGCGCGGCGAGGAGCACCTCGATCTGCTGGCCACCGAGGCTCCCAGGCCTTTGAGGGAGGTGGTCGCGGAGGCCGGGGAGACCCTCGGACGGCGAGGTGTGGATCTGGTCGTCGAGGGAATCGACGTGTTCGACGAGACTGCGATACCCCCCGGGATCAGGGTTCAGCTCACACGGGTGCTGGGTGAGCTGGTGACGAACACCACCAAGTACGCCGCCCCCTCGGGAAGCGCCCGCATCGTCGTGGAATCCGACGGTGACACCGTCGAGGCCCTGGTCAGCAACGACGTCGCGGCCTCCCTCGGGAAGGATCCCGCGACCTCCTCCGGTCTCGGACTGGAGGGTGCGCGACATCGCATCGAATCGCTGAGCGGCACCTTCGACGTCACCCGGACCCCGAGTCGCTGGACGGTCGTGCTCAGCATTCCCCTCCGACCGGCTCTCTGA
- a CDS encoding response regulator — translation MTEAEGSQRAVRVAIVDDDPFVVQALRSYLSSSPQIEVLSTFTSARDLLAFLKRIPVDVLVSDVRMPGMDGLELLARVQEQHPRTAVVMLTSFDDDSAMLTALSQQANGFLLKDSSPEDVIRAVIAAHSGGTTISPTTTSRLVSQHLRPRRVGGHPDLTEAEQAVLDLLCEGYSNAEIAGRLVVAESTVKTHVSNLMKKYGTPSRLKLVVAVHQLG, via the coding sequence ATGACCGAAGCCGAGGGTTCACAGCGGGCGGTGCGGGTCGCGATTGTCGACGACGACCCCTTCGTGGTGCAGGCGCTGCGTTCATACCTGAGCTCCTCTCCCCAGATCGAGGTGTTGAGCACCTTCACCTCGGCCCGCGACCTCCTCGCCTTCCTGAAACGGATTCCCGTCGATGTCCTCGTCTCGGACGTGCGCATGCCCGGCATGGACGGTCTCGAACTGCTGGCCCGGGTCCAGGAACAGCACCCGCGCACCGCCGTGGTCATGCTGACGTCCTTCGACGACGACTCCGCGATGCTCACCGCCCTGTCCCAGCAGGCCAACGGATTCCTCCTCAAGGACTCGTCCCCCGAGGACGTGATCCGGGCCGTCATCGCCGCGCACTCCGGTGGGACGACGATCTCCCCGACCACGACCTCCCGGCTCGTCTCCCAGCATCTGCGACCCCGCCGGGTCGGCGGACACCCCGACCTCACCGAGGCGGAACAGGCGGTGCTGGACCTGCTGTGCGAGGGATACTCCAACGCCGAGATCGCCGGGCGTCTCGTCGTCGCGGAATCCACGGTGAAAACTCATGTCTCAAACCTCATGAAGAAATACGGGACGCCGTCACGGCTGAAACTTGTGGTCGCGGTACATCAACTGGGGTGA
- a CDS encoding FtsX-like permease family protein, with amino-acid sequence MPSFLDFRRTVAALVAVAMSAALIAFAFITSDSFKTHFEASARQDLDGASLVVTSGREHLPAQVLDQVRALDGVAAARGTTWDVLDLDLPPQLMSTASSKAILRSVPVLTDFTTLASGKLPTGAGEAAVNTNLAEAHGLGVGDSLRLKNHEGTTVSVQVVGIVSGNKGEDALYATREQLAAMGTDTNYQNLYVTAKPGADVRALRGQVGDVIRATGSTATVSTAEDTIAQNAVKDTAGGSTTSTLINLLAPVCAVVAIIVITTTFTTLVARQTRVIGLLRCVGASRRQTFRAVLRTAALTGVAGSVAGAALGTGIAAAIIHSGIVEGLQGRDLTITPVALGLSVLLGTLVTLVAVLRPARRATRVSALVALTGQVADSSDPRRRRRRMIRVGFLASLVLVAGIAVTFLGVSGKSIVIAAAGGVLVLIGLLGALPLLVIATAALVERLPGAGKRPILQLAARNLARNSTRSASSAASVLVSVVAGSVLFVGILSFNSAWGAYMNNHAPIDVTVEGVTAETDTAALTSNIQHVDGVESAIAIPNLRVTQESAGSESSEFHVLAVDTKAIAPVVRSTAGLEDLNDDTLVVGGIYDIPDGTKVTLTGPGGSVQVTARVREGWGAVITPATAERLAGGKASDSVMWVRTHGDGSSEAPEKAIRQLVRGQGMMVTGRAAAVNLFTKQLNQVAVVVSAVLGLSLIIALSGLANTTDVAVLERTREIGMLRATGTCRSEIRRLITVEGLLTALLAGVLGCLAGAGLGHAGLLAVLGQDASIAPTIPVLPLVGMLVLAAAVGILASLRPAGRASRIPPVQALAQD; translated from the coding sequence ATGCCTTCCTTCCTCGACTTCCGCCGCACCGTCGCCGCCCTCGTCGCGGTGGCCATGAGCGCAGCCCTGATCGCTTTCGCGTTCATCACCTCCGATTCGTTCAAGACCCATTTCGAGGCCAGCGCCCGCCAGGACCTGGACGGCGCCAGCCTGGTCGTCACCTCAGGCCGGGAACACCTGCCGGCGCAGGTTCTCGACCAGGTCCGGGCCCTCGACGGGGTCGCCGCGGCGCGGGGCACCACCTGGGATGTCCTGGACCTTGACCTGCCCCCGCAGCTCATGAGCACCGCGAGTTCCAAGGCGATCCTGAGAAGCGTCCCCGTCCTCACCGACTTCACCACACTGGCCTCCGGGAAACTGCCCACCGGGGCTGGTGAGGCCGCCGTCAACACCAACCTGGCGGAGGCCCACGGACTCGGGGTCGGTGATTCACTGCGTCTGAAGAACCACGAGGGCACCACGGTCAGCGTCCAGGTGGTGGGGATCGTCTCGGGTAACAAGGGTGAGGATGCCCTGTACGCGACGCGGGAACAGCTGGCGGCCATGGGCACCGACACCAACTACCAGAACCTCTACGTCACCGCGAAACCGGGCGCCGACGTGCGCGCGCTCCGCGGTCAGGTCGGGGATGTGATCCGCGCCACCGGTTCCACCGCGACGGTGAGCACCGCCGAGGACACGATCGCCCAGAACGCCGTCAAGGACACCGCGGGCGGCTCCACCACCAGCACCCTGATCAACCTGCTGGCGCCCGTGTGCGCGGTGGTGGCGATCATCGTCATCACGACCACCTTCACCACCCTCGTTGCACGCCAGACCCGTGTCATCGGCCTGTTGCGCTGCGTCGGCGCCTCCCGCCGCCAGACCTTCCGGGCCGTGCTGCGCACCGCCGCCCTGACCGGCGTGGCCGGTTCCGTCGCCGGCGCCGCCCTGGGAACGGGGATCGCCGCCGCCATCATCCACTCCGGAATCGTCGAAGGCCTTCAGGGTCGCGACCTCACCATCACCCCGGTCGCCCTGGGGTTGAGTGTTCTCCTCGGCACCCTCGTGACCCTCGTGGCGGTACTGCGACCCGCCCGTCGCGCCACCCGCGTCTCAGCGCTCGTCGCCCTGACCGGGCAGGTCGCGGACTCTTCCGATCCGCGTCGCAGGCGCCGCCGGATGATCCGGGTCGGCTTCCTCGCGTCCCTCGTCCTGGTGGCGGGGATCGCCGTCACCTTCCTCGGTGTCAGCGGGAAGAGCATCGTGATCGCGGCAGCCGGTGGCGTGCTCGTCCTGATCGGCCTGCTGGGAGCGCTGCCCCTGCTGGTGATCGCCACCGCGGCCCTCGTCGAGCGGCTGCCCGGGGCCGGGAAACGGCCGATCCTGCAGCTCGCTGCCCGGAACCTGGCGCGCAACTCCACGCGTTCCGCGTCTTCGGCCGCCTCCGTGCTGGTCAGTGTCGTGGCCGGATCGGTGCTCTTCGTCGGCATCCTGTCGTTCAACTCCGCCTGGGGCGCCTACATGAACAACCACGCTCCCATTGACGTCACCGTCGAGGGCGTCACCGCGGAGACCGACACCGCGGCGCTGACCTCGAACATTCAGCACGTCGACGGCGTAGAATCGGCCATCGCGATCCCTAACCTCCGCGTCACCCAGGAGTCCGCGGGCTCCGAGAGTTCGGAGTTCCACGTGCTGGCCGTCGACACCAAGGCGATCGCACCAGTGGTGCGCTCCACCGCGGGCCTGGAGGACCTGAACGACGACACCCTCGTCGTCGGTGGGATCTACGACATCCCCGACGGCACGAAGGTCACCCTCACCGGCCCCGGCGGTAGCGTCCAGGTCACCGCCCGGGTGCGGGAGGGCTGGGGTGCGGTCATCACCCCCGCGACCGCCGAACGTCTCGCCGGTGGCAAGGCGAGCGACAGCGTGATGTGGGTCCGCACCCACGGAGACGGCTCGTCGGAGGCACCGGAGAAGGCCATCCGCCAACTCGTGCGCGGGCAGGGCATGATGGTCACCGGGCGCGCCGCCGCCGTGAACCTCTTCACCAAACAGCTCAACCAGGTGGCGGTCGTCGTCAGCGCCGTCCTGGGGTTGTCGCTGATCATCGCCCTGAGCGGCCTGGCCAACACCACCGACGTCGCCGTCCTGGAACGCACCCGCGAGATCGGGATGCTGCGCGCCACGGGCACCTGCCGCAGCGAGATCAGGCGCCTCATCACGGTGGAGGGTCTGCTGACAGCCCTGCTGGCTGGCGTCCTGGGATGCCTGGCAGGAGCCGGTCTCGGACACGCCGGACTCCTGGCGGTCCTGGGACAGGACGCCTCGATCGCCCCCACGATCCCGGTCCTGCCGCTGGTCGGCATGCTGGTCCTCGCGGCCGCCGTCGGGATCCTCGCCTCCCTGCGACCCGCCGGTCGCGCCAGCCGCATCCCACCCGTCCAGGCCCTCGCCCAGGACTGA
- a CDS encoding ABC transporter ATP-binding protein — protein MPSQEQLHPFGDPTRQARSDIVVEARGLCRTYGSGQAQVVALDNVNLSVRRGEFVAIMGPSGSGKSTLLHCLAGLDIPNGGQSRIAGRDITGMNDDDLTRMRRDMLGFIFQSFNLLPSLSAEENILLPLRLARRSPDKGWYDAIIAALGIKNRLTHRPSELSGGQQQRVAVARALAGRPEVVFADEPTGALDSESSDSLLEVLARMCDTLGQTVVMVTHDENAAAATNRVVRLRDGRIIDDRYIRRGSAFQAPPPGGRPAAGQPRRQGEVR, from the coding sequence ATGCCCTCTCAGGAACAGCTCCACCCATTCGGTGACCCGACCCGCCAGGCCCGGTCCGACATCGTCGTCGAGGCCCGGGGCCTGTGCAGGACGTACGGTTCCGGGCAGGCGCAGGTCGTCGCCCTCGACAACGTCAATCTCTCGGTCCGGCGGGGTGAGTTCGTCGCGATCATGGGCCCCTCCGGGTCGGGAAAGTCGACGCTCCTGCACTGCCTGGCGGGCCTGGACATCCCCAACGGTGGACAGAGCCGCATAGCGGGCCGCGACATCACCGGCATGAACGACGACGACCTCACACGGATGCGCCGCGACATGCTCGGGTTCATCTTCCAGTCGTTCAACCTGCTGCCGAGCCTCAGCGCCGAGGAGAACATCCTCCTGCCGCTTCGCCTGGCGCGCCGTTCCCCCGACAAGGGCTGGTACGACGCCATCATCGCGGCGCTGGGCATCAAGAACCGTTTGACGCACCGCCCGTCGGAGCTGTCCGGCGGCCAGCAGCAACGCGTCGCCGTCGCCAGGGCCCTCGCGGGACGTCCCGAGGTGGTCTTCGCCGACGAGCCGACGGGCGCCCTGGACTCGGAGTCCTCGGATTCGCTGCTGGAGGTCCTGGCCCGGATGTGCGACACGCTGGGGCAGACCGTGGTCATGGTCACCCACGACGAGAACGCCGCTGCTGCCACCAACCGTGTAGTGCGGCTGCGTGACGGCCGCATCATCGACGACAGGTACATCCGTCGCGGCAGCGCCTTCCAGGCCCCGCCGCCCGGAGGCCGTCCCGCGGCCGGGCAGCCGCGTCGCCAGGGGGAGGTTCGCTGA
- a CDS encoding tetratricopeptide repeat protein yields MLGAERIRGIVAGLELKYARTRRRSDNLRGDHDRSVHEPPRGPVLEPGHREPALGAERGPMQPIDARTGIVPFADREEPYDEILRRVISAWQAEAIRRGLGELPEATWRAAAATLGLLRPVTPEEARDVLSRLSEASAVPDAEGYARLLFEMLSRPAGGCALHPESIAEHLIIATFVDGEGCEDLEKLLGQVLPEPPGTPGPGDTGCSTPGTGQTDARDARDERVCDAITRCTSREVAAAVRLARSVLHHRPHLWVAALDVAQRQGGPFVTALEDALKGGADLPAITILAAIWPGDPVLRGVAVAALARVLETSREPMNLLGLSTHLADAGDRVGALEMARKAVRIHRESADENSTDQGLILPLANLASRLWDVGDHAGALNVEREVVGIHRRLTGEFRVFFGSRLVVSLAGCSARLRESGNSAQAVEVLREAVGIHRETIEVYRELSAELRRAFGPFLAMPLSALATQLAGLGDFPEALVAAREVVDLQREVVEETAARGDDVPACATDTPPRAEADRGSRDVLPDKESGHIEHGEFIYIEVLLALAAVSSAEQAHDVAGSPGKAHEAVRGFIGETNVSAILCALRLRPELADHAPCGRFAAALHACLTDAPGEAERHLSGIGDHVAPDDLDIFRRCVHTLGREPDYADALAPVAEWLRIG; encoded by the coding sequence ATGTTGGGTGCTGAGAGGATCAGGGGGATCGTCGCCGGACTGGAATTGAAGTATGCGCGCACGCGGCGGAGATCCGACAACCTGAGGGGCGACCACGACCGCTCGGTCCACGAACCACCGCGCGGCCCGGTGCTCGAACCGGGCCACCGGGAACCCGCCCTGGGCGCCGAGCGGGGTCCGATGCAGCCGATCGACGCCCGCACGGGAATCGTGCCCTTCGCCGATCGCGAGGAACCGTACGACGAGATCCTGCGACGTGTGATCTCCGCCTGGCAGGCAGAGGCCATCAGGCGCGGACTGGGGGAACTTCCCGAGGCGACGTGGAGAGCCGCGGCGGCGACGCTGGGCCTGCTTCGCCCCGTCACGCCGGAGGAGGCCCGCGATGTGCTGTCCCGCCTGTCGGAGGCCAGCGCCGTGCCGGACGCCGAGGGGTACGCCCGGCTGCTGTTCGAGATGCTTTCGCGGCCCGCGGGAGGATGTGCTCTGCACCCGGAGTCGATCGCGGAGCACCTGATCATTGCAACCTTCGTGGACGGTGAAGGCTGCGAGGACCTCGAGAAGCTGCTGGGCCAGGTACTGCCGGAGCCCCCCGGCACCCCAGGGCCGGGCGACACCGGGTGTTCCACGCCGGGAACCGGGCAAACCGATGCTCGTGATGCCCGGGACGAGCGGGTGTGCGACGCGATCACACGGTGCACGTCCCGGGAGGTCGCGGCCGCGGTGCGCCTCGCGCGCTCCGTTCTGCATCACCGGCCACACCTGTGGGTGGCCGCCCTTGACGTCGCGCAGCGTCAGGGAGGACCGTTCGTCACGGCACTGGAAGATGCGCTGAAAGGCGGGGCGGATCTGCCCGCCATCACGATTCTCGCCGCAATCTGGCCGGGGGATCCGGTCTTGCGCGGTGTCGCGGTTGCGGCACTCGCTCGTGTCCTGGAAACAAGCCGGGAGCCGATGAACCTGCTTGGTCTTTCCACGCACCTGGCCGATGCGGGAGATCGCGTGGGCGCCCTGGAGATGGCCCGGAAAGCCGTGCGAATTCACCGCGAATCCGCAGATGAGAATTCAACGGACCAAGGCCTGATTCTTCCCCTGGCCAATCTCGCCTCCCGCCTGTGGGATGTGGGAGATCACGCGGGCGCGCTGAATGTGGAAAGAGAAGTCGTAGGGATTCATCGTCGGCTCACCGGAGAATTCCGCGTGTTTTTCGGCTCCCGCCTAGTTGTGTCGCTGGCCGGTTGTTCCGCCCGGCTGCGGGAGTCGGGGAATTCTGCGCAAGCCGTGGAGGTGCTGCGGGAGGCCGTAGGGATTCACCGGGAAACCATCGAGGTGTATCGGGAGCTTTCCGCAGAACTCCGCAGGGCCTTCGGGCCGTTCCTGGCCATGCCGTTGTCCGCTCTAGCCACCCAGCTGGCGGGGCTGGGGGATTTCCCAGAGGCCCTGGTCGCCGCTCGGGAGGTCGTCGATCTGCAGCGCGAGGTCGTCGAGGAAACCGCCGCGCGAGGGGACGACGTGCCGGCCTGTGCCACCGACACCCCACCCCGCGCGGAAGCCGATCGAGGCTCCCGGGACGTCCTCCCCGACAAGGAGTCCGGGCACATCGAGCACGGGGAGTTCATATACATCGAGGTCCTGCTGGCTCTGGCCGCCGTGTCCTCAGCCGAGCAGGCCCATGACGTCGCAGGGAGTCCCGGGAAGGCCCACGAGGCGGTCCGGGGGTTCATCGGCGAGACCAACGTCTCCGCGATCCTTTGTGCCCTGCGTCTCCGCCCGGAGCTCGCCGATCACGCCCCCTGCGGCAGGTTCGCCGCGGCACTCCACGCCTGCCTCACCGACGCCCCCGGGGAAGCGGAGCGCCACCTTTCCGGGATCGGCGACCACGTGGCCCCGGACGACCTGGACATCTTCCGGCGATGCGTCCACACCCTCGGTCGCGAACCCGACTACGCGGACGCGCTCGCCCCCGTCGCTGAGTGGCTTCGGATTGGGTGA
- a CDS encoding phage holin family protein — protein MARPTPFQLLRDGLMDFVARETELAKAELVPAAKHAGIGSAFVAAAVTFLLHSMWMLVIVLALALSWLMSLTGLNTVGCLTLGFLAAALLSIGIAVLLIFMARGRFQKVKAPTATIEEARATFVALTDAAIGQSTEVVVREEPSLPEVG, from the coding sequence ATGGCCCGTCCCACACCATTCCAGTTGCTCCGCGACGGCTTGATGGATTTCGTCGCCCGCGAGACGGAGCTGGCCAAGGCCGAGCTCGTCCCTGCCGCGAAACATGCCGGCATCGGTTCGGCCTTCGTCGCGGCCGCCGTCACCTTCCTGCTGCATTCGATGTGGATGCTGGTGATCGTGCTGGCGCTGGCCCTGAGCTGGCTGATGAGTCTCACCGGCCTCAACACCGTCGGTTGCCTGACGCTGGGGTTCCTGGCGGCGGCGCTGCTGTCGATCGGGATCGCGGTGCTGCTGATCTTCATGGCCCGCGGCCGCTTCCAGAAGGTCAAGGCCCCGACCGCCACCATCGAGGAGGCCAGGGCCACGTTCGTCGCCCTCACCGACGCCGCCATCGGCCAGTCGACGGAGGTGGTGGTGAGGGAGGAACCGTCCCTCCCCGAAGTCGGCTGA
- a CDS encoding class I SAM-dependent methyltransferase — translation MTTTDPLPPEALTWLAVWPGVRGLTFGGSLLPQRLEEAGHTVFAMADTDRDMRRLLALQGITPFWARPEAIPIDPCQFDVVFSHQSFHLFDPGQALSEIARVLRPGGCFSASYIIRDDSVPWVRRLTALLRHYDPMAMRGDYGHASLAAVDDSKYFPEVEHRAFRIWQTVSLDDLQQLVANQPLSRRLSEVQRKRLADEIKTLFEQSVRPGENLRLPFQLLAWRAWVNHDELTEPVSMPESGIEIDMQVATPLR, via the coding sequence ATGACCACCACCGATCCCCTGCCTCCTGAAGCACTGACCTGGCTTGCCGTCTGGCCGGGGGTGCGGGGGTTGACCTTTGGGGGCAGCCTGCTGCCCCAGCGCCTCGAGGAGGCGGGCCACACCGTCTTCGCCATGGCCGACACCGACCGCGACATGCGTCGCCTGCTCGCCCTCCAGGGCATCACTCCCTTCTGGGCGCGCCCCGAGGCCATCCCGATCGATCCCTGCCAGTTCGACGTGGTTTTCTCCCACCAGTCCTTCCATCTCTTCGATCCCGGTCAGGCGCTCTCGGAGATCGCCCGGGTGCTGCGTCCCGGTGGTTGTTTCTCGGCCTCGTACATCATTCGCGACGACTCGGTGCCGTGGGTGCGGCGCCTCACCGCGCTGCTGCGCCACTACGACCCGATGGCGATGCGCGGCGACTACGGCCACGCATCCCTGGCCGCCGTGGACGATTCGAAGTATTTCCCGGAGGTGGAGCACCGAGCCTTCCGCATCTGGCAGACCGTCAGCCTCGACGACCTCCAGCAGCTCGTCGCAAATCAGCCGTTGTCGCGGAGGCTTTCGGAGGTGCAGCGCAAACGCCTGGCCGACGAGATCAAGACGCTTTTCGAGCAGTCCGTCAGGCCCGGGGAGAACCTGCGTCTGCCATTCCAGTTGCTGGCGTGGCGGGCCTGGGTGAATCACGACGAACTGACCGAGCCGGTGTCCATGCCGGAAAGTGGCATCGAGATCGACATGCAGGTCGCGACGCCCCTGCGGTAG
- the ssd gene encoding septum site-determining protein Ssd, translating into MNTSEITGPLLATREAALADSVLATTLALGIDLDVVPDREELRRRWRTASLRLVGTDMASRAATLGAVPGVWVVGFDSEELLQASAELGAPALLLPGESQRLAEVLSSELPGQDAAQILALIGASGGLGVSCLTVALSTRAADTGLRSAAVELAGCGGGLDLLFGAETQVGMTWEELRHAVGEIGDLTPHLVSAERVSVLALGRPHGDSPDEAALSAVLRSLERSHDMVVVDLGDGARLAELGRRAVPLLMVGADVRSVAAARMRARRIDLTGALLVVRVGKGRGLPPEAVSDALGLPLAGVVRDDPRVPRLAAQGASVGSRPAARLRRDSTRLLKEVRL; encoded by the coding sequence GTGAACACATCGGAGATTACCGGTCCATTGCTTGCCACGCGGGAAGCCGCGCTCGCGGATTCCGTGCTCGCCACCACGCTTGCCCTCGGGATCGACCTGGATGTCGTCCCGGACCGGGAGGAACTCAGGCGACGATGGCGCACCGCATCACTGCGTCTGGTGGGCACGGACATGGCGTCACGGGCCGCGACGCTGGGTGCCGTGCCCGGGGTGTGGGTGGTCGGTTTCGACTCCGAGGAGCTGCTGCAGGCCTCGGCGGAACTGGGCGCGCCCGCGCTGCTGCTTCCCGGCGAGTCGCAGCGCCTGGCGGAGGTGCTCTCAAGCGAGCTACCGGGCCAGGACGCGGCGCAGATACTGGCTTTGATAGGGGCCTCCGGCGGGTTGGGGGTCAGCTGCCTGACGGTGGCGCTGTCCACGCGGGCCGCGGATACGGGATTGCGGTCGGCGGCGGTGGAGCTGGCGGGCTGCGGCGGCGGCCTGGACCTGCTGTTCGGGGCGGAAACCCAGGTGGGCATGACCTGGGAGGAGCTGCGGCACGCCGTCGGTGAGATCGGGGACCTCACCCCGCACCTGGTATCGGCGGAGCGGGTCTCGGTGCTGGCGCTGGGCAGACCCCACGGCGACTCCCCGGACGAGGCGGCGTTGTCGGCGGTGCTCAGGTCGCTGGAACGCAGCCACGACATGGTGGTGGTGGACCTGGGCGACGGCGCCAGGCTGGCGGAGCTGGGGCGTCGCGCCGTTCCGCTGCTGATGGTGGGCGCGGACGTGAGGTCGGTGGCGGCGGCCCGGATGCGGGCCCGCCGGATAGACCTGACCGGGGCGCTGCTGGTGGTGCGGGTCGGGAAAGGTCGTGGACTGCCGCCCGAAGCGGTTTCCGACGCGCTGGGGCTGCCACTGGCCGGGGTGGTGCGCGACGACCCGAGGGTGCCTCGGCTCGCGGCCCAGGGGGCCAGCGTCGGGTCGCGGCCCGCGGCCCGGCTGCGCCGGGACTCGACGCGGCTGCTGAAGGAGGTGCGTCTGTGA
- a CDS encoding TadA family conjugal transfer-associated ATPase, with product MLDELQARLGRLGRPHTAADVATAMRGMGLVVTDTALRQAMDQLRRNSVGAGPLEELLHEPGVSDVLVNGPDAVFVDRGAGLEAADVRFVHDEAVRRLAIRLAATAGRRLDDAQPFVDGRLPGGVRLHAVLAPLASPGTCISLRVPASRTLTLEELHTAGSLTDEALELCRRVIARKVPFLISGGTGTGKTTLLAALLAEVPATERIVVVEDARELTPRHPHCVRMEGRPPNNEGKGAITLTTLVRQALRMRPDRVVLGEVRGAELTDLLSALNTGHEGGCGTVHANSVADVPARLEALAALGGLGREACHAQLAAALRLVLHLRRGPDGKRWLAEVGAFRRGADGLVGIVPAMTFTGGATTWGPGAGLVRDWLEWSRC from the coding sequence ATGCTGGACGAGCTGCAGGCCAGGCTGGGCAGGCTCGGCCGCCCCCACACGGCCGCGGACGTCGCCACCGCGATGCGCGGCATGGGGCTGGTGGTCACCGACACGGCCCTCAGACAGGCCATGGACCAGCTGCGCCGCAACTCCGTCGGGGCCGGGCCGTTGGAAGAGCTGCTGCACGAACCGGGGGTCTCGGACGTGCTCGTCAACGGCCCGGACGCGGTGTTCGTGGATCGCGGCGCCGGACTGGAGGCGGCGGACGTGCGGTTCGTCCACGACGAGGCGGTCCGCAGGCTCGCCATCCGCCTCGCAGCTACCGCGGGCAGACGCCTGGACGACGCCCAGCCGTTCGTCGACGGCCGGCTGCCGGGCGGGGTGCGGCTGCACGCGGTGCTGGCGCCGCTGGCCAGTCCGGGGACGTGCATCTCGCTGCGGGTCCCGGCGTCGCGAACCCTGACCCTGGAGGAGCTGCACACCGCGGGGTCGCTCACCGACGAGGCCCTGGAGCTGTGCCGGAGGGTGATCGCCCGCAAGGTGCCGTTCCTGATCTCCGGCGGCACCGGGACGGGCAAGACCACGCTGCTGGCGGCGCTGCTGGCCGAGGTGCCGGCGACGGAACGGATCGTCGTGGTGGAGGACGCCCGGGAACTGACCCCCAGGCACCCGCACTGCGTGCGCATGGAGGGCAGACCCCCCAACAACGAGGGCAAAGGAGCGATCACGCTCACCACCCTGGTGCGGCAGGCCCTCAGGATGCGGCCCGACCGGGTGGTGCTGGGCGAGGTGCGCGGCGCGGAACTCACCGACCTGCTCTCGGCGCTCAACACCGGGCACGAGGGTGGCTGCGGCACCGTCCACGCCAACTCCGTCGCCGACGTTCCCGCCCGGCTGGAGGCCCTCGCGGCGCTCGGCGGGCTGGGTCGCGAGGCCTGTCACGCGCAGCTCGCCGCGGCCCTGCGGCTGGTGCTGCACCTGCGTCGCGGCCCCGACGGGAAACGCTGGCTGGCGGAGGTGGGGGCGTTCAGGCGGGGCGCGGATGGGCTGGTCGGGATCGTGCCCGCCATGACCTTCACCGGTGGGGCCACCACATGGGGTCCGGGAGCGGGCCTCGTGCGCGACTGGCTGGAGTGGTCGCGATGCTGA